A genomic window from Quercus lobata isolate SW786 chromosome 10, ValleyOak3.0 Primary Assembly, whole genome shotgun sequence includes:
- the LOC115963030 gene encoding cysteine-rich receptor-like protein kinase 29: MAMVSSRLVFLVSICILVSQAIAQPDFLDHFCSDDKGNYTSNSTYKANLNQVLSSLSSNTEIDYGFYKFSYGQSPDKVYSLGLCRGDAKPDICRSCLNNATNLLPLLCPNQKEAIGWYDYCMLRYSLRNIFGIMEDTPAYDMGNTSNLSGNLDQFNQDLGTLLNSKRVQAAAGGSLRKFAEGNATAPNNQTLYSLVQCTPDLSDKDCSECLAQAFGYIPGCCGAKQGGRVNTPSCYFRFEVYLFYDAKADNASSPSLSPPPPLVPYVSPPPLNNTAAAKGKESNKSQTVIIVVPIISFVVLIIISFCIYLRVRKPREKPQSESMDEIGRVESLQLGFGTIKVATDDFSDANKLGRGGFGVVYKGKLFDGQVIAVKRLSKNSRQGDLEFKNEVLLVAKLQHRNLVRLLGFCLEGIERLLIYEFVPNGSLDHFIFDPIKRAQLDWGRRYKIIIGIARGLLYLHEDSRLRIIHRDLKASNILLDFEMNPKISDFGTARLFELDQSVGNTIRIVGTYGYMSPEYAMHGQFSVKSDVFSFGVLVLEIISGRKNNSFCSGENIKNLLSYAWKNWKQGIISNLIDPTLKAGSTTEIMRCIHIGLLCVQQNVANRPTIASVILMLDRYTITLPIPLEPAFLMNSGTESNIRLQWENDTRVIESNQSKSNFVKASINEVSITELSPR; this comes from the exons ATGGCAATGGTTTCTTCAAGACTTGTCTTCCTCGTTTCCATTTGCATACTGGTTTCTCAAGCCATTGCTCAGCCAGACTTCCTAGACCATTTCTGTTCAGACGACAAGGGTAACTACACAAGCAACAGTACCTACAAAGCAAACCTCAATCAAGTCCTCTCCTCCCTCTCCTCCAACACAGAAATTGACTATGGGTTCTACAAATTTTCTTATGGCCAAAGCCCTGACAAAGTATATTCACTTGGACTTTGTAGAGGAGATGCCAAGCCAGATATTTGCCGTAGTTGCCTCAATAACGCCACAAATCTTCTCCCTCTGCTTTGTCCCAATCAGAAGGAAGCAATAGGATGGTATGACTACTGCATGTTACGCTACTCATTGCGCAACATATTTGGTATCATGGAAGATACTCCTGCTTACGATATGGGGAACACAAGTAACTTATCAGGTAATTTGGATCAGTTCAATCAGGACCTGGGGACCTTGTTGAATAGCAAAAGAGTTCAAGCTGCAGCAGGTGGTTCTCTTCGTAAGTTTGCGGAGGGAAATGCAACAGCACCAAACAATCAAACACTATATTCACTTGTGCAGTGCACACCTGATTTATCTGATAAAGATTGCAGTGAATGTTTGGCTCAGGCTTTTGGATACATTCCGGGATGTTGTGGAGCCAAGCAAGGAGGGAGAGTTAATACACCCAGCTGTTATTTTAGGTTTGAGGTCTACCTCTTCTATGATGCCAAAGCTGATAATGCATCATCACCATCACTgtctccaccaccaccactagtaCCATATGTATCTCCTCCACCATTGAACAATACTGCTGCTGCAAAAG GAAAGGAGAGTAACAAATCTCAAACAGTCATCATAGTTGTACCCATTATTTCTTTTGTGGTACTAATAATAATATCCTTCTGCATCTACTTAAGAGTCAGGAAACCAAGGGAGAAACCACAAA GTGAATCTATGGATGAGATTGGAAGGGTGGAATCTTTGCAGTTAGGCTTTGGCACTATTAAAGTAGCAACAGATGACTTTTCTGATGCAAATAAGCTTGGGCGGGGTGGATTTGGTGTTGTTTACAAG GGTAAACTCTTCGATGGACAAGTTATTGCTGTAAAAAGgctttcaaaaaattcaagacAAGGAGATCTTGAATTTAAGAATGAAGTTTTGTTAGTGGCCAAGCTTCAACACCGAAATTTAGTTAGACTCTTAGGATTTTGCTTGGAAGGAATTGAAAGGCTTTTAATTTACGAGTTTGTGCCCAATGGAAGTCTTGACCACTTCATTTTTG ATCCAATCAAGCGTGCACAACTGGATTGGGGAAGACGCTACAAAATAATTATAGGCATTGCTCGAGGTCTTCTCTATCTTCATGAAGATTCTCGACTTCGTATTATTCATCGGGATCTCAAAGCAAGCAATATTCTATTAGATTTTGAAatgaatccaaaaatttcagattttggcACGGCAAGATTGTTTGAACTTGATCAAAGCGTAGGCAATACAATTAGAATTGTGGGGACCTA TGGATATATGTCTCCAGAGTATGCAATGCATGGACAATTCTCAGTAAAGTCTGATGTCTTTAGTTTTGGTGTGCTAGTGTTAGAGATAATAAGTGGACGAAAGAATAACTCCTTCTGCAGTGGAGAGAATATTAAGAACCTTCTAAGCTAt GCATGGAAAAATTGGAAACAGGGTATAATTTCAAATCTTATAGATCCCACATTGAAGGCAGGTTCGACAACTGAAATAATGAGATGTATTCATATTGGATTACTATGTGTTCAACAAAATGTAGCTAATAGACCAACTATAGCATCCGTTATTCTCATGCTTGATAGATACACTATTACTCTACCAATACCATTAGAACCAGCATTTCTTATGAATAGTGGTACTGAATCAAACATTCGCTTGCAATGGGAGAATGATACAAGGGTGATAGAGTCAAATCAATCTAAAAGTAATTTTGTCAAAGCTTCGATAAATGAGGTGTCAATCACAGAGCTATCTCCTCGCTAA